Part of the Falsibacillus albus genome, CGATATTGGTCAAGAATTGTTGATAATGCCTTACCTCATGAATGGAGAAGCCTTGTCGCAATTGTTCGGATTGAAAATCCTGAAGGTCTTCTTTTTTCTTTAAAAGCTTGTACAAATGATCTGCTGCTTCTTTGAATTTTTTTACAGAGTCCTGATAAATTGCCAAAGCTTCATCCTTCTCACGTTCTTTGACAGTCAAAATCTTGTTGAATTTAAATTGGTAGCTGGTCATGCCCAATCACCTTCATCTGCAAGTTGGATTAATGATTGGATGGCTTCATCCATCGAAATTGCTTCATTCGTTTTTTGTTTAAGAAAAGATATAATTTTTGGATAAAAATCGATTGCCTCATCGATCTCCCTTGAGGCTCCTCTTTTATACGCGCCGATATTGATGAGATCCTCCGAATTCAAATAGGTGCTCAAGAGGTCGCGTATACGTTCAGCCGCCTTTTGGTGTTCTTCTGATGCGAGATGGTTCATTAAGCGGCTTACGCTTTTCAAGATATTGATGGCTGGGAATTGTCCTTTGTTTGCCAAGTTTCGATCCAGGACGAGATGGCCATCCAAAATCCCGCGGACTGTATCTGCAATCGGCTCATTCATGTCATCACCATCGACGAGTACAGTATAAAATGCAGTGATGGAACCAAATTCATTTGTACCGGTCCTTTCCAAAAGCTTTGGCAGGATGGCGAATACTGATGGTGTATATCCCCTTGTAGCAGGTGGTTCCCCCACTGCCAAGCCCACTTCCCTTTGCGCCATGGCCACCCTGGTGACGGAATCCATCATAAACATGACATTCATTCCTTTATCACGGAAATATTCCGCAATGGCAGTAGCAGTAAATGCACCTTTAATCCTCATCAAAGCCGGCTGATCTGAAGTTGCTGCCACGACAATCGTTTTTTTCAAACCTTCGGGGCCAAGGTCCCTTTCGATAAACTCCCGGACCTCCCGTCCCCGCTCCCCAATCAGGGCGATGACATTGACGTCTGCCTTCGTATTGCGGGCAATCATTCCAAGCAGCGTGCTCTTTCCGACACCGCTTCCGGCGAAAATTCCGATCCGCTGTCCCTTGCCTACCGTCAGCAAGCTGTCGATTGGCCTGACTCCTACTTCCAGAGGTTCTTCGATCGGTGGCCTGCTTAAAGGATTGGGGGGAGATTGCTCTGTCGGGATGGCTGAAAGGCCTTTTGGCAATACGCCGCCATCCATTGGCTGTCCCAAGGAATCAACGACGCTCCCGATCAGCTGGTGGCCCATCCTAACTTCCAAGGTTTGTCCAGTCGCTTCTACTAATGATCCTGGTGCTATTTCATTAATGGATGCATAGGGCATCAACATGACACTTTCTTCTTTGAAGCCCACCACTTCAGCTTGGATTTTCCTTGTCTTTTTTTGTGAAATGACTCGGATCCAACAAACATCCCCTATGGAGCATTCAGGACCTTGAGACTCGATCATCAGCCCGACGACACGTTTGACTCTGCCATATCGCTTGAATGTATCAATGTCCGGTATATATGGAATCAGTTCTTTTGCTTTCAAACAGAATCACCCTCAAGTATTGATAGGAGCCTGCCTTTCAGCTCGATCAATTGACTATCGATGCTGGCATCCACTCTTCCATTCGGGGACTCAATGAAACAATTCATTTCCCCGAGGTCTTCATCCGGATAGATGAAGACCTGTGTATTTTTCGGAAACACCGATTCAAGCTCTTCTTTTTGACTTATTAAAAAATCGTATTGAAACGGATGAACATGAATTTGAATTTCACTATATTCACGAACTTCCTTCAGCGCACGTTTGACAATTGGAAGGAATCGCTCTGGATGACCGGCGATGACATCATTCAAGATCTTTTCTGCCGCCTTCATGCCCAACTCCAAAATGACATTCTCTGCCGAATCAAGGTATTGGGAGAATTCGACCTTGGAAAGGTCAGTTGTTCTTTTTGCTGCAGCCAATAATTCCTTGTATTGTTGGTACCCAGCTTCCTGCCCTGTCTGAAATCCCGCTTCAAAACCTTCATTCTTCGCTTGTTCAAGCCAAGAGGATTTTTCTTGCTCGAACTTTGCCTTTTCTTCATCTAAACCCATCTTAAGGTGCTCCGCTTCTTGGGCAGCCGATGCAAGCAGCTCTTCGGCTTCCCTTTTTGCGATGGCAATCATTCTCTCTTTTTCTCTTTCCAAGAAATAAGATTGTTTGTCTGTGGTTTCTGATTCAGATGGAATGCCCCTGAAAACCTGTCTTAATTCGATCACTTTCAACTGCTCTTTTGACTCTTTAAAGGCCGAATTGGACTTTATGATTCTAGACAATGATATCGTCTCCTCCACCTCGAGCAATGATGATTTCCCCTATTTCTTCCAATCTGCGAATGATTGAAACAATCCTTGATTGAGCTTCCTCTACATCACGCAAACGAACCGGCCCCATGAATTCCATTTCTTCCTTGAATGTATCGACCATTCGATTGGACATATTTCTAAAGACGATTTGTTTAACTTCTTCACTGGATACTTTAAGTGCAAGAAGCAAGTCCTCATTTTCACAATCGCGAATGACGCGCTGAATCGATCGATTGTCCAATGTGACAATGTCTTCAAATACAAACATTCTCTTCTTGACTTCTTCCGCCAGCTCTGGATCCTGGATTTCCAGGGAATCCAAGATCGTCTTCTCCGTAGTCCGGTCCACTCCGGTCAATACCTCAACCAATGCCTCTATGCCACCGGTCTGGGTGTAATCCTGGGTGACAGTCGTTGACAATTTCCTTTCAAGGATTGACTCAATTTCGTTGATCACTTCAGGCGAGGTGCCATCCATCAATGCAATCCTTTTGGCAATGTCAGCCTGAACTTCTTGAGGAAGCTCGGATAATATCAATCCTGCCTGCTGTGGGTCCAAATAAGATAAGATAAGAGCAATCGTTTGTGGATGTTCGTTTTGGATAAAGTTCAGTATTTGGGCAGGATCGGCTTTACGGGCAAAATCAAATGGCTTAACTTGAAGAGAAGATGTCAGCCTATTGATGATGGCAGTCGCTTGATCCTGTCCCAAAGCCTTTTCTAAAACCGTTTTCGCATAACCGATTCCACCTTGTGAAATATAATCCTGCGCAACTGCAATATTATGAAATTCCTCTAAGATTTCTTCTTTCGCCAATGAATCTACTTTTTTAACACTGGAGATTTCCAATGTAAGCCGTTCAATTTCTTCCTCGGATAAATGCTTATAAACAGATGCAGATACATCAGGTCCTAATGAAATGAGGAGGACAGCAGCTTTTTGCTTTCCGGTTAATTCTTTTTCTTTTCTCAAAGTGTCCATCCTCCCTCTAGTCTTCTGCTAGCCAAGTCCGCAAAAGCTTGGCGAATTCTTCTGGTTTATCCTTCGCCATCTTTTCTAATTGCTTTCTTTTCACTGTAGATTCTGTCTCTTTTTCTTGATTTACGTCCTGGACATAGATTGGCTTGGACGGCTCTACTTCTTCTTCAATAGAAATTTCTTCTTTTTTACGCGATCTGAATAAAAACAAGAATAGCAGGACGATAATGGCCAACAATATGCCGCCTACGACGTATACCCACCAAGGAAGAACCGATTTAGCAGCGGTATCCATCTGTATCTTCCCATTGAATGGCTGTACGGATACAACGACTTTGTCCTGAAGGGCATTTTGGGTCAAATCCGTACCGGAATCCTTATCGACGGTGGTTCGGATGATTGTGGATAGAATCTGTTTAATATCATCCACACGTCCTTGCGGCAATGATGCAGGATCTTTTGGATTGGGCGGTTCTACCATGACCTGAATGCCGAGATCCCTTACCTTATATGGGCTTTCCACAATCTGTTTGCGGACTTTGTTCACTTCATTATTGATCGTCTCTTCTTTTCTTTCATAATCGCCGTTCGAATCCTGTGAACCCTGATAGGTTGGTGTATCACTTGTTGTTTCACTTGTTGGACTGCCTCCAGGAACCGCCCCTTTCCCGGAGAAGGTCTCGGTTATGCGCTTGGCGCTGACCTCAATCCCCTTCAAATTATTCTGATCAACAGGAGAAACAAGGTTTTCTTCCCTATTTTCCTGGGTAAAGTCTATATCAGCTGATACGGATACAACGACTTTGTCAAATCCAACTAATGTGCCCAGCATATTTTGCACCTGGCGCTGGATATCCTTTTCGATCTGTTTTTTCACATCCATTTGCTGAGCAAATTTTCCAGAAAGAGAAGAATCTTCATTTTCCATTTCGAAATACTCAAAATATTGGTTCATGATGACGATATTATCTGTAGGAAGGTTCGGAACACTTTTAGAAACCAAGTGATACAAAGATTTTATTTGCTTCTGATCCATCTGGAATCCATATTTTGTGTTCAATACAATCGATGCCGAAGCTTTCTCCTGTTGGTCCGATACAAAAATCCCCTTGTCAGGCAAGTTGATCATCACTTTTGCATCGTTCACTCCATCAATCCCTTTGATGAGATTGGCTAATTCTGTCTGCATGGCATCGAGCTTCAACACATCGAACTCATTATCGGTCATCCCGAAGCCTGCATTTTGGCTGAAAAAAGAGTAGTCGATGCTGCCCGACTTAGGAATTCCTTCCGATGCCAGCTGCACCTTGAGTGTATCTACATCCTGAGCGGGAACCTTGATCGTAGTCCCTCCATCCGCCACTTCAGAATGGATGCCTTTCCCATCAAGATTTTCTTTGATGCTCCCTGCTTCACTGGCGGATAGATTACTGTATAGCGGCACCATTGTTTCCCTCGTAGCAAAGTAACTCACAACTGATACTAAGACTACTAAGAATATAAGAGAGCCTACCAACATTGTTTTTTGATTTTTTGAACGCCCTGCCCAAAAACGTTTTATTTTGTTCAAATAGTTTTGTAAAGTTTCATTCATGACAATCCCCCGGTTATTCTCTATATTCTTCTTATGAGTGGATAACCGTTATCACACTTGCATTCTCATAATCTCTTGATAAGCTTCAACAGCTTTATTCCTTAGTTCAATTGTCGTCTGCATCGTAATATTGGCTTTTTGCGCAGCAATCATCACTTGGTGCAAATCAACATTCTCGCCATTTGCCATTTTTTCAGTCAGTTTGTTTGATTCAACTTGTGAATTATTCACTGCGTTCAAGGACTCTTTTAAAAAGTCTGCGAATTTGGCTTGTGCTTCATTTGGCGTTTCTAAATTTTTTTGAACTTTTGTTGCATCCAACGGTCGTAAAACCGAATCGGCAATCGAATTAATTTGACCGAAGCCCATAAATGAATGCCTCCTTTTATCTTCCTATTTCCAATGATTTCATCATCATAGCCTTTGATGAGTTAAAGACGGTTACATTGGCTTCATACGAACGAGTGGCACTGATCAAGTCCACCATTTCTCTAAGCGGATCAACGTTTGGCATATTTACAAATCCATCTTTATCAGCATCTGGGTTGCTGGGATCATAGACCTTTTTAAAAGGTGTTGTTGTATCTTCCTTGATCCGGCTAACCTTGACGCCATCTCCAATGGTTCCCCCATTGCCCATTGCCGTGTTTAATAAAGAATTGAATGAAGCATCCTTTGGCGCAAGTTCAACGGTCTTTCGCCGGTACGGCTCCCAATGAGCTTTTACCAGCTTCCCGTTCACAACTTCATCTTTTTTATATTCTCCTCTTGTCGTATCGACGTTCGCCATATTGGACGAGATAACATCCATTCTGAGCCTCTGGGCTGTAAGTGCCGAAGAGGTCACATTCATGCTATGAAACATATTCATGATCACTTGCCTCCCTTGATCACAGCCTGCAGAATGGAGAACTGATTATTTAATTGCGATGTCAATGCATCAAAGTAAATTTGATTCGATGCGAGATCTGACATTTCTTTATCCACATCCACGCTATTACCGTTTTCATTATATCGAACATTTGCCTGCGAAATGACAGCCGGGCTTTCACTGGAACTCGTAAAAGAAAAATGCTTTGGATCGGTTCTATAGGCTTCCACCTGACTTGAGTTGGCTTCTTCTAAAAATTTCTTGAAACTTACATCCTTCGCTTTGTAGTTGGGCGTGTCCACATTTGCAATGTTCTGTGAAATCACTTTTTGTTTCAGCGCGGAATAATCTAGCGCCTGCTCAATCGTCCCCACAGTGTTAGAAAATAATCTCAATTTGTACACTCCTAACCATAAATATGACAAGTATTTATCATTTTTTACAAAATTCCCAAAAACCCAATAACTATTGTAATAATTTAAAAGCTTTGTGTCTATGATAGCTTCAGGTTTTCGCCCACTTCATAAGGACCATTTTTGCGAAAGGGTCTTTTTACCTGTATCAATCTTTGACACCATTCGACATTATATGGATAGAATACCATATTCTTTTCCAGTCGGAAATAAAATCCGCCAAATATATAAGGCAATCATCATAAAAGGTAAAATATACCCATAAATATTGACACAAATAATCCGATTAAATATTATTTTTGCTGGATTTCTATTTTTCCTTTTTATGATGCAGTTCCAAAGATACATTTGTTTTCAATTTTCTGAACAGCTTTGGTTCACACAGTTACTTCATTCTTTTACAAATATGACGAATGAATGACAATTTCACTCATTAACAATTTATTATTTTTCCCCTTACAAAAAAGGCTGACATTCAATCAGCAACCTTCATTTTCAAGATAATGGGCTTGAATGAAACTCTTGTAGGGATGCACATGAACTCTGTCGAAAGAACGATGGGGGGTGCCTAGAAGTAATGTTTATTTTCACTGAGGGCAGGCGGTGGTGATCCTTATGAAAACGACTGAAATCCCATCACGACATTTGAAATTGCTCTCTCAATAATTTCTTATGAAACTTCAGGATATCAACGTGCAATAAAAAAAGACTGTAGATAAACTCGAAATTCCTTTCGAATTCATCCACAGTCTCAGTCAGCCTATCGAAATGGCTGCATTTATAATTAGTTTGTTTTTAGTTTTTCCAATTCCAATAAGAACTTGTCGTTTAACACCTTGATGTATGTTCCTTTCATCCCCAATGAACGGGATTCAATGACACCGGCGCTTTCAAGTTTCCTCAAAGCGTTGACAATGACAGATCTTGTGATGCCGACACGGTCAGCAATTTTTGAAGCAACTAGAAGTCCTTCATTTCCGTTCAATTCCTCGAAGATATGTTCAATCGCTTCAAGTTCACTGTAGGATAAAGAACTAATGGCCATTTGAACGACGGCCTTGCTTCGCGCTTCCTCTTCGATTTCCTCGGCTTTTTCACGAAGGATTTCCATTCCAACAACGGTAGCCCCATATTCTGCAAGGATCAAATCGTCATCAAGGAATTTAGCTTCAAGACGTGCAAGAATCAATGTGCCTAAACGCTCACCGCCTCCGATGATCGGAACGATTGTCGTTAAGCCACTTTGGAAAAGCTGTTTGTTCTCTACCGGAAATGCCGTATATTCGCTCTCGACATCAAGGTTAGGAGAAGTTTCATTGATGTTGAATAAGTTCTTCGTATATTCCTCTGGAAATTGACGATCTTCAAGCATCTTGATCATACGCTCATTTTCAATTTGCTGATTGATGGAATATCCTAATAATTTTCCGCGACGGCTGACGACGAAGATATTCGCTTCGATCACTTCACAAAGCGTCTCGGACATTTCCTTAAAATTCACCGGTTTACCGGCTGCTCTTTGAAGCATGGCATTAATTTTTCTTGTTTTCGCTAATAAATTCATTATTTTTCCTCCTAGTGACACTGTAAGTTCATCTATTATTTAAACTAATTTCAGTAATTTTCCGTACGTTAAATTCATATACCACACAGACTTTCCATTCAAACTTTTATAAAATGAATTGGCTTAAGTCCTTATTCTGAGAAATCGCACCTAGTTTTTCATCCACATATTGAGGAGTGATATCCACTTTGCCCAATGTTATTTCAGGTGCTTCAAATGAAAGATCTTCCAGCAATTTCTCCAAGATTGTATGGAGTCGCCTTGCACCTATATTATCCGTATTTTGATTGACATTAAAAGCTGTCTCAGCAATTCTACGAATAGCATCGTCAGAAAATTCAATTTCTATACCTTCTGTTTCCAATAATGCTTTGTATTGTTTGACAAGTGCATTGTCAGGCTCAACAAGAATCTTCACAAAGTCTTCGACAGAGAGCTTTGAGAGCTCTACGCGGATTGGAAACCTTCCTTGCAATTCAGGAATCAGATCAGACGGCTTAGCCATATGGAATGCACCTGCAGCAACGAAAAGAATATGGTCTGTTTTGATAGAACCGTACTTCGTTACAACTGTAGATCCTTCTACGATTGGCAGGATATCACGCTGGACTCCTTCACGGGATACATCGGCAGAAGAACTGTTCGAGCCTTTGCTTGCAATTTTGTCGATTTCATCGATAAAGATAATACCCGTTTGCTCCGCTCTATACACAGCTTCTGACGTTAC contains:
- the fliI gene encoding flagellar protein export ATPase FliI, yielding MKAKELIPYIPDIDTFKRYGRVKRVVGLMIESQGPECSIGDVCWIRVISQKKTRKIQAEVVGFKEESVMLMPYASINEIAPGSLVEATGQTLEVRMGHQLIGSVVDSLGQPMDGGVLPKGLSAIPTEQSPPNPLSRPPIEEPLEVGVRPIDSLLTVGKGQRIGIFAGSGVGKSTLLGMIARNTKADVNVIALIGERGREVREFIERDLGPEGLKKTIVVAATSDQPALMRIKGAFTATAIAEYFRDKGMNVMFMMDSVTRVAMAQREVGLAVGEPPATRGYTPSVFAILPKLLERTGTNEFGSITAFYTVLVDGDDMNEPIADTVRGILDGHLVLDRNLANKGQFPAINILKSVSRLMNHLASEEHQKAAERIRDLLSTYLNSEDLINIGAYKRGASREIDEAIDFYPKIISFLKQKTNEAISMDEAIQSLIQLADEGDWA
- the flgC gene encoding flagellar basal body rod protein FlgC, which codes for MNMFHSMNVTSSALTAQRLRMDVISSNMANVDTTRGEYKKDEVVNGKLVKAHWEPYRRKTVELAPKDASFNSLLNTAMGNGGTIGDGVKVSRIKEDTTTPFKKVYDPSNPDADKDGFVNMPNVDPLREMVDLISATRSYEANVTVFNSSKAMMMKSLEIGR
- the fliH gene encoding flagellar assembly protein FliH; protein product: MSRIIKSNSAFKESKEQLKVIELRQVFRGIPSESETTDKQSYFLEREKERMIAIAKREAEELLASAAQEAEHLKMGLDEEKAKFEQEKSSWLEQAKNEGFEAGFQTGQEAGYQQYKELLAAAKRTTDLSKVEFSQYLDSAENVILELGMKAAEKILNDVIAGHPERFLPIVKRALKEVREYSEIQIHVHPFQYDFLISQKEELESVFPKNTQVFIYPDEDLGEMNCFIESPNGRVDASIDSQLIELKGRLLSILEGDSV
- the fliE gene encoding flagellar hook-basal body complex protein FliE; this translates as MGFGQINSIADSVLRPLDATKVQKNLETPNEAQAKFADFLKESLNAVNNSQVESNKLTEKMANGENVDLHQVMIAAQKANITMQTTIELRNKAVEAYQEIMRMQV
- the fliJ gene encoding flagellar export protein FliJ, whose product is MTSYQFKFNKILTVKEREKDEALAIYQDSVKKFKEAADHLYKLLKKKEDLQDFQSEQLRQGFSIHEVRHYQQFLTNIEKTISYYQELVINARNRMNWNEQNLQEKNIEVKKYEKIREKDFMQYQELVNDIETKRLDEISTMQYSFREGIR
- the codY gene encoding GTP-sensing pleiotropic transcriptional regulator CodY, which gives rise to MNLLAKTRKINAMLQRAAGKPVNFKEMSETLCEVIEANIFVVSRRGKLLGYSINQQIENERMIKMLEDRQFPEEYTKNLFNINETSPNLDVESEYTAFPVENKQLFQSGLTTIVPIIGGGERLGTLILARLEAKFLDDDLILAEYGATVVGMEILREKAEEIEEEARSKAVVQMAISSLSYSELEAIEHIFEELNGNEGLLVASKIADRVGITRSVIVNALRKLESAGVIESRSLGMKGTYIKVLNDKFLLELEKLKTN
- the fliF gene encoding flagellar basal-body MS-ring/collar protein FliF, giving the protein MNETLQNYLNKIKRFWAGRSKNQKTMLVGSLIFLVVLVSVVSYFATRETMVPLYSNLSASEAGSIKENLDGKGIHSEVADGGTTIKVPAQDVDTLKVQLASEGIPKSGSIDYSFFSQNAGFGMTDNEFDVLKLDAMQTELANLIKGIDGVNDAKVMINLPDKGIFVSDQQEKASASIVLNTKYGFQMDQKQIKSLYHLVSKSVPNLPTDNIVIMNQYFEYFEMENEDSSLSGKFAQQMDVKKQIEKDIQRQVQNMLGTLVGFDKVVVSVSADIDFTQENREENLVSPVDQNNLKGIEVSAKRITETFSGKGAVPGGSPTSETTSDTPTYQGSQDSNGDYERKEETINNEVNKVRKQIVESPYKVRDLGIQVMVEPPNPKDPASLPQGRVDDIKQILSTIIRTTVDKDSGTDLTQNALQDKVVVSVQPFNGKIQMDTAAKSVLPWWVYVVGGILLAIIVLLFLFLFRSRKKEEISIEEEVEPSKPIYVQDVNQEKETESTVKRKQLEKMAKDKPEEFAKLLRTWLAED
- the fliG gene encoding flagellar motor switch protein FliG, whose product is MDTLRKEKELTGKQKAAVLLISLGPDVSASVYKHLSEEEIERLTLEISSVKKVDSLAKEEILEEFHNIAVAQDYISQGGIGYAKTVLEKALGQDQATAIINRLTSSLQVKPFDFARKADPAQILNFIQNEHPQTIALILSYLDPQQAGLILSELPQEVQADIAKRIALMDGTSPEVINEIESILERKLSTTVTQDYTQTGGIEALVEVLTGVDRTTEKTILDSLEIQDPELAEEVKKRMFVFEDIVTLDNRSIQRVIRDCENEDLLLALKVSSEEVKQIVFRNMSNRMVDTFKEEMEFMGPVRLRDVEEAQSRIVSIIRRLEEIGEIIIARGGGDDIIV
- the flgB gene encoding flagellar basal body rod protein FlgB; the encoded protein is MRLFSNTVGTIEQALDYSALKQKVISQNIANVDTPNYKAKDVSFKKFLEEANSSQVEAYRTDPKHFSFTSSSESPAVISQANVRYNENGNSVDVDKEMSDLASNQIYFDALTSQLNNQFSILQAVIKGGK